A window of the Gordonia humi genome harbors these coding sequences:
- a CDS encoding AAA family ATPase, protein MFVAPTDVVVATTVDDLDAARLQARSWRSPEMSIADSDLTDAALADLNRTADGAGAHSFARTVAAVQAARNGEQPVIPHIDAATEIFRTSLRDDLIDGWLYVRESDGYLHPYLVVSITLEQADRTRGARIKFTMEADNPTVKRPSRAPRVLYFEETEIAGKTPTEVLTAAGAYKETAQLRAEYDERRAAFGEIIDDGFGRQYSFTGRAIRTDDYRAPNKRDDRKVVHDVAPAEIAALRAVAPSILHPGDAFGPVPVITAVRVFDLGAQDFIDVNTGDLTPYAYDPHLGDKLVLPDDQRELLDILTTDISVFTGDIIDGKSAGNVVLAKGRPGVGKTLTAEVYAEVTGRPLYSIHTGSLGITAELVRKNLEVIFDRAKRWYAVLLLDEADVFVAERGFDMEQNAIVAEFLRTLEYFDGLLFLTTNRVDGVDEAILARCAAVLEYRAPGPDDARRVWQILAEGNDVVLDDRLLDDLVAGYPDITPRDIKMLLRLALRMAAHRGVPLSADVFARSGSFRGLHYVPADRRA, encoded by the coding sequence GTGTTCGTCGCTCCCACCGACGTCGTCGTCGCGACCACCGTCGACGATCTCGACGCCGCCCGCCTGCAGGCGAGATCCTGGCGGTCGCCGGAGATGAGCATCGCCGATTCGGATCTGACCGACGCGGCGCTCGCGGATCTCAACAGAACCGCCGACGGCGCGGGGGCGCACTCGTTCGCACGCACCGTCGCGGCTGTTCAAGCCGCACGCAACGGCGAACAGCCGGTGATTCCGCACATCGATGCGGCGACGGAGATCTTCCGGACCTCTCTTCGCGACGATCTGATCGACGGCTGGCTGTACGTCCGCGAATCCGACGGCTATCTGCACCCGTACCTGGTCGTGTCGATCACCTTGGAGCAGGCCGACCGCACCCGCGGGGCGCGCATCAAGTTCACGATGGAGGCCGACAATCCGACGGTCAAGCGGCCCTCACGCGCGCCGCGCGTCCTCTACTTCGAGGAGACCGAGATCGCGGGTAAGACACCCACCGAGGTCCTCACCGCCGCGGGCGCTTACAAGGAGACAGCGCAGCTACGAGCCGAGTACGACGAGCGTCGAGCCGCCTTCGGCGAGATCATCGACGACGGCTTCGGCCGCCAGTACTCGTTCACCGGCCGCGCCATCCGCACCGACGACTACCGGGCGCCCAACAAGCGCGACGACCGCAAAGTGGTGCACGACGTCGCGCCGGCGGAGATCGCGGCACTGCGCGCGGTGGCTCCGTCGATCCTGCATCCCGGCGACGCCTTCGGCCCCGTCCCGGTGATCACCGCGGTCCGCGTCTTCGACCTCGGCGCGCAGGACTTCATCGACGTGAACACCGGCGACCTCACCCCGTACGCCTACGATCCTCACCTGGGCGACAAACTCGTCCTGCCCGACGACCAGCGGGAGCTTCTCGACATCCTGACCACCGACATCTCGGTGTTCACCGGCGACATCATCGACGGCAAATCCGCGGGCAATGTGGTCCTGGCCAAGGGCCGACCCGGTGTCGGGAAGACGTTGACCGCCGAGGTGTACGCCGAGGTCACCGGCCGTCCCCTGTACTCGATACACACCGGGTCGCTCGGCATCACCGCCGAACTGGTCCGCAAGAACCTCGAGGTGATCTTCGACCGCGCCAAGCGGTGGTACGCCGTCCTTCTCCTCGACGAGGCCGACGTCTTCGTCGCCGAACGCGGCTTCGACATGGAACAGAACGCGATCGTCGCCGAGTTCCTGCGCACCCTCGAATACTTCGACGGTCTGCTGTTTCTGACCACCAATCGGGTCGACGGCGTCGACGAGGCGATCCTCGCACGATGCGCTGCCGTCCTCGAGTACCGCGCACCCGGTCCCGACGACGCGCGCCGCGTGTGGCAGATCCTCGCCGAGGGAAACGACGTCGTCCTCGACGACCGCCTGCTCGACGACCTCGTCGCCGGCTATCCGGACATCACCCCGCGCGACATCAAGATGCTGCTGCGACTGGCCCTGCGCATGGCCGCGCACCGAGGGGTGCCGCTGTCCGCCGACGTCTTCGCCCGCAGCGGATCGTTCCGCGGCCTGCACTATGTGCCCGCCGACCGGCGCGCCTGA
- the pcaD gene encoding 3-oxoadipate enol-lactonase, whose translation MLDTVELAYDQHGPTDRTPIVFLGSLGSDRSMWRPQVDGLADEHHVITVDLRGHGQSPVPVRTYTVEAIADDVAALLTRLEIARAHIVGLSLGGATAQQLALTHPDRVRSLTLLCTSARFGDPEPWVDRAQSVRANGTESLAQAVVGRWFTPMFASRNPGLVARMEAMVSATSDEGYAASCEALATFDSRAALPNIDAPTLVIGGTDDPATPPAHQEFLADRIPGAHLKIIDYAAHLASYEQRSVVNAAVAEHVAGA comes from the coding sequence ATGCTCGACACGGTCGAACTCGCCTACGACCAGCACGGCCCGACCGACCGGACGCCGATCGTCTTCCTCGGCTCGCTGGGCTCGGACCGGTCGATGTGGCGACCGCAGGTGGACGGGCTGGCCGACGAGCATCACGTCATCACCGTCGATCTACGCGGGCACGGGCAGTCGCCGGTGCCGGTCCGCACGTACACGGTGGAGGCGATCGCCGACGACGTCGCCGCACTCCTCACGCGCTTGGAGATCGCGCGGGCGCACATCGTCGGCCTGTCGCTGGGCGGCGCCACCGCCCAGCAGCTCGCCCTCACTCATCCCGATCGAGTCCGCTCGCTGACACTGCTGTGCACATCCGCTCGATTCGGCGATCCCGAGCCGTGGGTCGACCGCGCCCAGTCGGTCCGTGCGAACGGCACCGAATCCCTGGCCCAGGCAGTGGTCGGTCGATGGTTCACACCGATGTTCGCTTCACGGAACCCCGGTCTGGTCGCTCGTATGGAGGCCATGGTGTCCGCGACGTCCGACGAGGGCTATGCGGCGTCGTGCGAAGCGCTCGCGACGTTCGACTCACGTGCGGCACTGCCGAACATCGACGCACCGACGCTGGTCATCGGCGGCACCGATGATCCGGCGACGCCGCCCGCGCACCAGGAGTTCCTCGCCGATCGCATTCCGGGCGCGCACCTGAAGATCATCGACTACGCCGCACACCTCGCCTCGTACGAGCAGAGGTCCGTGGTGAACGCCGCCGTAGCCGAACACGTCGCCGGCGCCTGA
- a CDS encoding LysR family transcriptional regulator: protein MELRHLRYYIAVAEECHFGRAAERLHIAQPPLSQQIKQLEAELGVKLLERSTRKVELTDAGLAYLQRAREVVSAVDAAGDEAVRIADGEVGRLAIGFTGSATYDLLPTMARRLRASMPGIELDLRGEMLTPEQTTALREGVIDLGILRPPVNDPELDLEVLRHEAMTAVVPTDHRLAQQDAVHLSDLADEPFISYPSHLRSVVMQVVVDSCQQAGFTPDIRHEVGETSTLVSFVAAELGVAMVPESVKQLQITGAVYVPIVDAPEVALAIATRHGDDSPHLARVLPLVRGILTGD from the coding sequence ATGGAGCTCCGCCATCTGCGGTACTACATCGCCGTCGCCGAGGAATGCCACTTCGGGCGGGCCGCAGAACGGCTGCACATCGCACAACCCCCATTGTCGCAACAGATCAAACAGCTCGAAGCAGAGCTGGGCGTCAAGCTTCTCGAGCGGTCCACTCGCAAGGTCGAACTCACCGATGCGGGCCTCGCCTACCTGCAGCGGGCTCGCGAGGTGGTGTCCGCGGTGGACGCCGCCGGCGATGAGGCCGTCCGCATCGCCGACGGCGAGGTGGGCCGTCTCGCCATCGGTTTCACCGGGTCGGCCACCTACGACCTGCTGCCGACGATGGCCCGCCGACTCCGCGCGAGCATGCCGGGCATCGAACTCGACCTTCGCGGCGAGATGCTGACGCCCGAGCAGACCACCGCTCTGCGCGAGGGCGTGATCGACCTCGGAATCCTGCGTCCACCGGTCAACGATCCGGAACTGGATCTGGAGGTGCTCCGCCACGAGGCGATGACCGCCGTCGTGCCGACCGACCATCGACTGGCGCAGCAGGACGCCGTTCACCTCTCCGATCTGGCCGACGAGCCGTTCATCTCCTACCCGTCGCACCTGCGCTCGGTCGTGATGCAGGTGGTGGTCGACTCCTGTCAGCAGGCCGGGTTCACCCCGGACATCCGCCATGAGGTCGGTGAGACGTCGACCCTGGTCTCCTTCGTCGCGGCCGAGCTCGGCGTGGCCATGGTGCCCGAGTCGGTCAAGCAGCTCCAGATCACCGGTGCCGTCTACGTCCCGATCGTCGACGCCCCGGAGGTCGCACTGGCGATCGCCACCCGCCACGGCGACGATTCGCCTCACCTGGCGCGCGTCCTACCGTTGGTCCGAGGCATCCTCACCGGCGACTGA
- the catC gene encoding muconolactone Delta-isomerase codes for MSLYAVRMDVAIPDDLDPQIRAETIAREKAYSQDLQRSGEWVHIWRCAGQYSNISIFDVPDNERLHEILWGLPLFKYMTMDVTPLATHPSDIRA; via the coding sequence ATGTCCCTCTACGCCGTCCGTATGGACGTCGCCATTCCCGACGATCTCGACCCGCAGATCCGCGCCGAGACGATCGCCCGCGAGAAGGCCTACAGCCAGGATCTGCAGCGTTCGGGCGAGTGGGTGCACATCTGGCGGTGCGCCGGCCAGTACTCGAACATCTCGATCTTCGACGTCCCCGACAACGAACGCCTCCACGAGATCCTGTGGGGCCTGCCGCTGTTCAAATACATGACGATGGACGTGACGCCGCTGGCGACCCATCCGTCCGACATCCGGGCGTGA
- a CDS encoding acetyl-CoA C-acetyltransferase, with amino-acid sequence MPEAVICSPLRTPVGRFGGSLASVPVQRLAADVLRALAERTGLDTQRIDDVVFGQASPNAEAPALGRVAALDAGYGIEVPGMQVDRRCGSGLQAIALAAMQVQTGVADLLIAGGAESMSRTEFYTDAIRFGVKTPSVELNDRLARGRVTAGGKDYPVPGGMIETAENLREQYSITREAQDEMAVASHHRAVAAREAGKFANEIVPITVTGRKGDTVVDIDEHPRADTSVETLSTLRAIRAKIDPASTVTAGNSSGQNDGAAACIVTTPDMAEKLGLRPLAALRSWALAGVAPKTMGIGPVPASEKALGRAGLTLADMGVIELNEAFAAQALAVLHEWGLSADDDRLNPNGSGISLGHPVGATGARIAATLLNEMDRRESRYGLETMCIGGGQGIAAVFERL; translated from the coding sequence ATGCCCGAAGCCGTCATCTGCTCCCCGCTGCGCACCCCCGTCGGGCGTTTCGGCGGATCACTCGCCTCGGTCCCGGTCCAGCGACTGGCCGCGGACGTTCTACGCGCCCTGGCCGAGCGCACCGGTCTGGACACCCAGCGCATCGACGACGTGGTGTTCGGTCAGGCCTCCCCCAACGCCGAAGCACCCGCGCTGGGCCGCGTCGCCGCACTGGACGCCGGCTACGGCATCGAGGTGCCCGGCATGCAAGTGGACCGCCGCTGCGGCTCCGGCCTGCAGGCGATCGCCCTCGCCGCCATGCAGGTACAGACCGGCGTGGCCGACCTGCTGATCGCGGGCGGCGCCGAGTCGATGAGTCGGACCGAGTTCTACACGGACGCCATCCGTTTCGGCGTCAAGACGCCGTCGGTAGAACTCAACGATCGCCTCGCCCGCGGGCGCGTCACCGCGGGCGGCAAGGACTACCCGGTGCCCGGCGGCATGATCGAGACCGCCGAGAACCTGCGCGAGCAGTACTCGATCACCCGCGAGGCCCAGGACGAGATGGCCGTCGCCTCCCACCACCGCGCCGTCGCCGCGCGGGAGGCGGGCAAGTTCGCGAACGAGATCGTCCCGATCACGGTGACCGGCCGCAAGGGCGACACCGTCGTCGACATCGACGAGCATCCGCGCGCCGACACCTCCGTCGAGACCCTGTCGACGCTGCGGGCGATCCGCGCCAAGATCGATCCGGCGTCGACAGTCACCGCGGGCAACTCCAGCGGCCAGAACGACGGCGCCGCCGCCTGCATCGTCACCACTCCGGACATGGCCGAGAAGCTGGGACTGCGCCCGCTGGCCGCACTGCGCTCGTGGGCACTGGCCGGCGTCGCACCGAAGACCATGGGGATCGGCCCCGTTCCCGCGTCGGAGAAGGCGCTCGGTCGTGCCGGCCTGACCCTGGCCGACATGGGCGTCATCGAACTCAACGAGGCGTTCGCCGCACAGGCCCTCGCCGTCTTGCACGAATGGGGTCTGTCCGCCGACGACGACCGCCTCAACCCCAACGGCTCGGGAATCTCCCTCGGACACCCGGTCGGCGCCACCGGCGCGCGTATCGCCGCGACTCTGCTCAACGAGATGGACCGCCGCGAATCGCGCTACGGCCTGGAGACCATGTGCATCGGCGGCGGCCAGGGCATCGCCGCCGTGTTCGAGAGGCTGTGA
- a CDS encoding IclR family transcriptional regulator domain-containing protein: MAEPSSDYVQSLARGLSVIRVFGADAPRQTLTDVAKATGLSRATARRFLLTLVELGYVATDGSLFWLTPRVLELGYSYLSSLDLSELAGPHLETLSATVHESSSVSILDGADIVYIARVPVSRIMTVSIRIGTRFPAHATSMGRVLLAGLSPADLDAHLVGALEPVTDRTVVDVDTLRAQLDEVREQGFCLVDQELEEGLRSLAAPIRNRAGTVVAAVNLATQASRYTTSQIRKNLVPPLLDAAAAISTDLTRAG; the protein is encoded by the coding sequence ATGGCCGAACCGTCGTCGGACTACGTCCAGTCGCTGGCCCGCGGCCTGTCGGTGATCCGCGTGTTCGGAGCCGACGCGCCGCGGCAGACCCTCACCGATGTCGCCAAGGCCACCGGACTGTCACGCGCCACCGCGCGCCGGTTCCTGTTGACGCTCGTCGAACTCGGCTACGTCGCCACCGACGGCTCGTTGTTCTGGCTCACCCCGCGCGTCCTGGAGCTCGGTTACAGCTATCTGTCGAGCCTGGATCTGTCCGAACTCGCCGGACCGCATCTGGAGACGTTGTCGGCCACCGTGCACGAGTCGAGCTCGGTGTCGATCCTCGACGGCGCCGACATCGTCTACATCGCGCGTGTGCCGGTCAGCCGGATCATGACCGTGTCGATCCGCATCGGCACCCGATTCCCGGCGCACGCGACGTCGATGGGACGGGTGCTGCTCGCCGGCCTGTCGCCCGCCGACCTCGACGCCCACCTGGTCGGCGCGTTGGAGCCGGTCACCGACCGGACCGTCGTCGACGTCGACACACTGCGCGCCCAGCTCGACGAAGTCCGCGAACAGGGATTCTGTCTGGTCGATCAGGAACTCGAGGAGGGGCTGCGCTCACTGGCCGCCCCGATCCGGAACCGGGCCGGGACCGTCGTCGCCGCGGTGAATCTGGCGACCCAGGCGAGCCGGTACACGACGTCGCAGATCCGCAAGAACCTCGTGCCGCCGCTGCTCGACGCGGCCGCCGCCATCTCCACCGACCTCACCCGAGCCGGTTGA
- a CDS encoding acyl-CoA dehydrogenase family protein, whose protein sequence is MSQVNADDFAQIAAAVHEFIRTRVLPREREIADGDAVPDDLVAAAKEIGLFGYAIPQEWGGLGLDLQQDVELAQEFGYTALALRSMFGTNNGIAGQVLVNFGTDEQKSTWLERIASGDVVASFALTEPGAGSNPSGLRTKAVEQPDGSWIIDGGKCFITNAPTANLFVVFARVRPADDDGPGIAVFLVPADAPGVSVADRDKKMGQEGAWTADVHFDGVRVEKSALVGGSVDVGYKAAMVSLARGRVHIAALAVGSAQRALDESLRHVAVTTQGGTPIGDFQLVQAHIADMQTGVMAGRALVRDAAAKWVSEEDRRIAPSVAKLFCTEMVGQVADKAVQVHGGSGYMRDSVVERIYRDVRLLRLYEGTSEIQRLIVGGGLVRQAKKEAKGK, encoded by the coding sequence ATGTCACAGGTCAACGCCGACGACTTCGCCCAGATCGCGGCGGCCGTGCACGAGTTCATCCGGACTCGGGTCCTCCCGCGCGAACGGGAGATCGCCGACGGCGACGCGGTCCCCGACGACCTCGTCGCCGCGGCCAAGGAGATCGGCCTGTTCGGGTACGCGATCCCCCAGGAGTGGGGCGGCCTCGGCCTCGACCTGCAGCAGGACGTCGAACTGGCGCAGGAGTTCGGCTACACCGCACTCGCGCTGCGCTCGATGTTCGGCACCAACAACGGCATCGCCGGCCAGGTGCTGGTCAACTTCGGCACCGACGAGCAGAAGTCGACATGGCTCGAACGCATCGCCTCCGGCGACGTGGTCGCCTCGTTCGCGCTGACCGAACCGGGCGCGGGCTCCAACCCGTCGGGACTGCGCACCAAGGCCGTCGAGCAGCCGGACGGCTCGTGGATCATCGACGGCGGCAAGTGCTTCATCACCAATGCGCCCACCGCGAACCTGTTCGTGGTCTTCGCGCGCGTACGTCCCGCCGACGACGACGGCCCCGGCATCGCGGTGTTCCTCGTCCCGGCCGACGCACCGGGTGTGTCCGTCGCCGACCGCGACAAGAAGATGGGGCAGGAGGGCGCGTGGACCGCCGACGTCCACTTCGACGGCGTGCGCGTCGAGAAGTCGGCACTGGTCGGCGGCAGCGTCGACGTCGGCTACAAGGCCGCGATGGTGTCCCTGGCGCGCGGACGCGTCCACATCGCAGCGCTCGCGGTCGGATCCGCGCAGCGTGCACTCGACGAGTCGCTGCGCCACGTCGCCGTCACCACCCAGGGCGGCACTCCGATCGGCGACTTCCAGCTGGTCCAGGCACATATCGCCGATATGCAGACCGGAGTCATGGCGGGGCGGGCCCTGGTGCGCGACGCCGCCGCGAAATGGGTGTCGGAGGAGGATCGCCGCATCGCGCCGTCGGTGGCGAAACTGTTCTGCACCGAGATGGTCGGGCAGGTCGCCGACAAGGCCGTCCAGGTCCACGGCGGCTCCGGCTACATGCGCGACAGCGTCGTCGAACGCATCTACCGCGACGTCCGACTGCTGCGGCTCTACGAGGGCACCAGCGAGATCCAACGCCTGATCGTCGGCGGCGGACTCGTGCGGCAGGCCAAAAAGGAAGCGAAGGGGAAGTAA
- the catA gene encoding catechol 1,2-dioxygenase produces MTDTSYQTESTARAADSGANASAQFRERMASSGGRPGVVDHERVNLLAGKAVKALNDLIVEEQVSYTEYNALKAWLIRVGEDGEWPLFLDVWLEHSVEEVANAHREGSKGTIEGPYYIGGSPEFASDGTIPMRDGEPGTPLVFEGQVRSVDGSPLAGAKLELWHADDLGFYSQFAPDLPEWNLRGTFVADDDGRYAFHTLRPAPYQIPTDGACGQLIAAAGWHAWRPAHLHFKVSAPGHELITTQLYFPGDPHNEDDIASAVKPELMLDPRDNPNADGEIVSYDFVMDPEQ; encoded by the coding sequence ATGACCGACACCAGTTACCAGACCGAGTCCACCGCTCGCGCAGCCGATTCCGGCGCCAACGCGTCGGCCCAGTTCCGTGAGCGCATGGCCTCCTCGGGTGGGCGGCCGGGTGTCGTCGACCACGAGCGCGTCAATCTCCTCGCGGGGAAGGCCGTCAAGGCGCTCAACGACCTCATCGTCGAGGAACAGGTGAGCTACACCGAGTACAACGCGCTCAAGGCGTGGCTGATCCGCGTCGGCGAAGACGGCGAATGGCCACTGTTCCTGGACGTCTGGCTCGAGCACTCCGTCGAAGAGGTCGCCAACGCACACCGCGAGGGCAGCAAGGGCACCATCGAGGGCCCGTACTACATCGGCGGATCGCCCGAGTTCGCGTCCGACGGAACCATTCCCATGCGCGACGGCGAGCCCGGAACCCCACTGGTCTTCGAGGGCCAGGTGCGCTCGGTCGACGGCAGCCCGCTGGCCGGCGCCAAGCTCGAACTGTGGCACGCCGACGACCTCGGCTTCTACTCGCAGTTCGCCCCCGACCTGCCCGAGTGGAACCTGCGCGGCACCTTCGTCGCCGACGACGACGGCCGCTACGCCTTCCACACCCTGCGCCCGGCCCCGTACCAGATCCCGACCGACGGCGCCTGCGGGCAGCTCATCGCCGCTGCGGGCTGGCACGCCTGGCGGCCGGCTCACCTGCACTTCAAGGTGAGCGCACCCGGCCACGAACTGATCACCACGCAGCTGTACTTCCCGGGCGATCCGCACAACGAGGACGACATCGCCTCCGCCGTCAAGCCCGAGCTGATGCTCGATCCGCGCGACAACCCGAACGCCGACGGCGAGATCGTCTCGTACGACTTCGTCATGGATCCCGAGCAGTAG
- a CDS encoding ATP-binding cassette domain-containing protein has product MTSAQQTWAVVARGLEKTSVYGPLDLDIPVGGLTVLTGPAGSGRTCLLLTLAGRMKPKSGDLSVMGETRPKRIFARAAIGAVDDLDAVYDAVTVGALVTEKRRWDAPWYRLIVSSAQSVEDVCRPVFGPLPVPDPKAYVEDLSELDVFLLRVALANTKRPPLLVAGAVDQLSSTADQYTALARLVELGREQTVITATSNPVDDVGQRLVLETPGLTPNDLIHNEGTN; this is encoded by the coding sequence ATGACCAGTGCGCAGCAGACCTGGGCCGTCGTCGCCCGAGGTCTGGAGAAGACGTCCGTGTACGGGCCGCTCGACCTCGACATCCCGGTCGGCGGGCTCACCGTGCTCACCGGTCCGGCCGGGTCGGGCCGCACCTGTCTGCTCCTCACACTCGCCGGGCGGATGAAGCCGAAGTCCGGCGACCTGTCGGTGATGGGTGAGACGAGACCGAAGCGGATCTTCGCCCGGGCCGCGATCGGCGCCGTCGACGACCTCGACGCGGTGTACGACGCGGTCACTGTCGGCGCACTCGTCACCGAGAAACGTCGCTGGGACGCCCCGTGGTACCGCCTGATCGTCTCGTCCGCGCAGTCGGTCGAGGACGTCTGCCGACCGGTGTTCGGACCACTGCCGGTCCCGGACCCGAAGGCGTACGTCGAGGATCTGAGCGAGCTCGACGTCTTCCTGCTCCGCGTGGCGCTGGCGAACACGAAACGTCCGCCGCTGCTGGTGGCGGGCGCCGTCGACCAGCTGAGCAGTACCGCCGACCAGTACACGGCGCTCGCGCGGCTGGTCGAGCTCGGCCGCGAACAGACGGTGATCACCGCGACCAGCAATCCGGTCGACGACGTCGGTCAACGACTCGTACTCGAGACGCCCGGTCTGACTCCGAACGATCTCATTCACAACGAAGGGACCAACTGA
- the fabG gene encoding 3-oxoacyl-ACP reductase FabG, with protein MLEGRIAVVTGAAQGIGLAIAERFVAEGARVLLGDLDADQVAQSAASLGDDARGVACDVTSGDDVQRLVDTAVAEFGAVDVMVNNAGITRDATMRKMTEDQFDQVIDVHLKGVWHGTRAAAAHMRERKTGSIINLSSISGKVGLAGQTNYSAAKAGIVGLSKAAAKEVAYLGVRVNCIQPGLIRTAMTEAMPERIWDQKMAEIPMGRAGEPNEIAGVATFLASDLSSYMTGTVLEVTGGRYM; from the coding sequence CTGCTCGAAGGAAGGATCGCCGTCGTGACCGGCGCGGCGCAGGGAATCGGACTGGCGATCGCCGAGAGGTTCGTCGCCGAGGGCGCCCGTGTGCTGCTCGGCGACCTCGACGCCGACCAGGTGGCACAGTCCGCCGCATCCCTCGGCGACGATGCCCGAGGCGTCGCCTGCGATGTGACCTCGGGCGACGACGTGCAGCGCCTCGTCGACACCGCCGTCGCCGAATTCGGTGCCGTCGACGTCATGGTCAACAATGCGGGCATCACCCGCGATGCGACCATGCGGAAGATGACCGAGGACCAGTTCGACCAGGTCATCGACGTCCATCTGAAAGGCGTCTGGCACGGGACTCGCGCTGCCGCCGCACACATGCGCGAGCGCAAGACCGGCTCGATCATCAATCTGTCGTCGATCTCCGGCAAGGTGGGTCTAGCAGGCCAGACCAATTACTCCGCGGCCAAGGCCGGCATCGTCGGGCTGTCGAAAGCCGCGGCCAAAGAAGTCGCCTACCTCGGGGTACGCGTCAACTGCATCCAGCCCGGACTGATCCGCACCGCCATGACCGAGGCCATGCCCGAGCGGATCTGGGATCAGAAGATGGCCGAGATACCGATGGGCCGTGCCGGCGAGCCGAACGAGATCGCCGGTGTCGCGACGTTCCTCGCATCCGATCTGTCGTCGTACATGACCGGCACGGTGCTCGAGGTGACCGGCGGACGATACATGTGA
- a CDS encoding mandelate racemase/muconate lactonizing enzyme family protein codes for MTITAVEAIPYRIAYRKPLRFASGEVTHADHVLVRVHTADGHVGTADAPPRPFTYGETQRGMVAVIESVFAPQLIGLDASRREVLHQRMHRTVANPVAKAAVDMAVWDVLGQAWNMPVTRLLGGYTDRMRVSHMLGFDCPDAMVDEAERMRDTYGITTFKVKVGRRPIDDDVEVVRALRTSLGSKAELYIDGNRGWSASESARALRELSDVGLTLAEELCPADDVLGRRWLVAQTPVPFVADESVSTPAEVTREILGGSATAISIKTARTGFTGSNEVLSLATGLGVEVVMGNQIDGQLGSACTLAFGCAKKATSARAGELSNFLDMSDDLLTEPLRIVDGEMLAPTDPGIGVHVDPDKLAHFRLD; via the coding sequence CTGACGATCACCGCGGTCGAGGCGATCCCGTACCGCATCGCGTATCGCAAGCCGCTGCGCTTCGCATCCGGGGAGGTGACGCACGCCGACCACGTCCTGGTCCGCGTCCACACCGCCGACGGGCACGTCGGGACCGCCGACGCACCGCCGCGACCGTTCACCTACGGGGAGACCCAACGCGGCATGGTCGCGGTGATCGAGTCGGTGTTCGCACCGCAGCTCATCGGGCTCGACGCGTCCCGCCGCGAGGTGCTGCACCAGCGGATGCACCGCACCGTCGCGAATCCGGTGGCCAAAGCCGCGGTCGACATGGCCGTCTGGGACGTCCTCGGACAGGCGTGGAACATGCCCGTCACCCGGCTCCTCGGCGGCTACACCGACCGGATGCGGGTGAGCCACATGCTCGGCTTCGACTGTCCGGACGCGATGGTCGACGAAGCCGAGAGGATGCGCGACACGTACGGCATCACCACATTCAAGGTGAAGGTGGGCCGCCGACCGATCGACGACGACGTCGAAGTGGTCCGCGCACTGCGCACGTCGCTCGGCTCGAAAGCCGAACTGTACATCGACGGCAACCGCGGCTGGTCCGCGTCCGAGTCGGCACGCGCCCTGCGCGAACTCTCCGACGTCGGACTGACCCTCGCCGAGGAACTGTGTCCGGCCGACGACGTCCTCGGACGACGCTGGCTCGTCGCCCAGACCCCGGTACCGTTCGTCGCCGACGAGTCGGTGTCGACGCCCGCCGAGGTGACCCGCGAGATCCTCGGCGGCTCGGCGACCGCGATCTCCATCAAGACCGCCCGCACCGGATTCACCGGGTCGAACGAAGTCCTCTCTCTCGCAACGGGACTCGGTGTCGAGGTGGTGATGGGCAACCAGATCGACGGCCAGCTCGGCAGTGCCTGCACGCTGGCCTTCGGCTGCGCGAAGAAGGCCACCAGCGCCCGCGCCGGGGAGCTCTCCAACTTCCTCGACATGAGCGACGACCTGCTCACCGAACCGCTGCGGATCGTCGACGGGGAGATGCTCGCCCCGACCGACCCCGGCATCGGCGTACACGTCGACCCCGACAAACTCGCCCACTTCCGCCTCGACTGA